A part of Crassostrea angulata isolate pt1a10 chromosome 5, ASM2561291v2, whole genome shotgun sequence genomic DNA contains:
- the LOC128184259 gene encoding uncharacterized protein LOC128184259, with protein MASTIGNSSISNSTTPSKDFIMAGCFINFNTVACIRSSILTFLAVVTAFVCILKVVRLHMMHHPAWHQYVIFYTASLECVIAGVHWVLVQYAQMDFVLQYLKLIQFLVMCHFYWTLATRALRRERLTNWFLIPLLILVCVYFTVIATLGIVNVVPAITECLQPYWLELSGAEFATVQLFMVAGFYITRRLNEISTLDSVRWSQKRDLWCIIIVFEISAFIGFLYDLTLQIIGDESSGCGNIFGGKEELFSSVFLVFMVLKLLLPIWVMLFVFQATPVVNEPDDMVPAISEDGNSLFGSIDDHQYRQLYHPAEDYNSFRDSSPSPNRPSVNAAITKSSSSNLDPIREEGTANSDQSRTVVRGNTQTRTGTEAINSSARPHVEDERETPPSQRGKFYI; from the exons ATGGCAAGCACAATAGGAAACTCGTCCATCTCCAATAGCACCACACCAAGCAAAGACTTCATCATGGCTGGCTGTTTTATCAACTTCAACACAGTAGCTTGTATCAG GAGCTCGATTTTAACTTTCTTGGCAGTGGTGACTGCatttgtgtgcattttaaaAGTGGTACGTCTTCACATGATGCACCACCCAGCGTGGCACCAGTACGTTATCTTCTACACAGCCTCACTAGAGTGCGTTATAGC GGGTGTGCACTGGGTGCTGGTTCAGTATGCTCAGATGGACTTTGTCCTCCAGTATCTAAAACTGATCCAATTTCTGGTCATGTGTCACTTCTACTGGACGCTGGCCACGAGGGCGCTACGAAGGGAACGACTGACCAACTG GTTTCTGATTCCCCTCCTTATCCTGGTCTGTGTGTACTTTACGGTCATTGCAACGCTAGGAATTGTCAATGTAGTGCCTGCCATCACAGAATGTCTAC AGCCCTACTGGCTGGAGCTATCAGGCGCCGAGTTTGCTACAGTTCAGCTGTTTATGGTGGCAGGGTTTTACATCACGAGGCGACTTAACGAGATCAGCACGCTGGACTCGGTCAGGTGGTCGCAAAAAAGGGACCTCTGGTG cataaTCATTGTATTCGAAATCTCAGCTTTCATTGGATTCTTGTATGATCTAACACTGCAGATCA TTGGTGATGAATCTAGTGGTTGTGGCAACATATTT GGCGGGAAAGAAGAGCTCTTCTCCTCTgtgtttcttgtgtttatg GTCCTGAAGCTTCTACTGCCTATCTGGGTCATGTTGTTTGTGTTCCAAGCAACCCCTGTGGTCAATGAGCCAGACGACATGGTGCCAGCAATCAGTGAGGACGGG AATTCCCTGTTTGGAAGTATAGACGATCATCAGTACCGACAACTCTACCATCCTGCAGAAGACTACAACAGTTTCAGGGATAGCTCCCCCTCCCCTAACCGTCCCTCAGTCAATGCTGCCATCACCAAGAGCAGTTCCTCTAACTTAGACCCCATCCGAGAGGAAGGGACAGCTAACTCTGATCAGAGCAGGACAGTTGTGAGGGGTAACACACAGACTCGAACGGGGACGGAGGCCATCAATTCCTCCGCCCGTCCACATGTGGAGGACGAAAGGGAAACCCCGCCCAGTCAGAGGGGAAAGTTCTATATTTAG